The proteins below come from a single Vanessa atalanta chromosome 21, ilVanAtal1.2, whole genome shotgun sequence genomic window:
- the LOC125072211 gene encoding uncharacterized protein LOC125072211, with translation MSENIKDLIKKRGSVKGRLTMFINYSNIEYLIDTDDDVQQFSERQEIEDQFYMILAKAKQIRNRSARNLNAGDDDNDDIRSCISGSSRSSEMVKLTKTNNVKLPTIQLPKFGGRYEDWLEFRDTFVSLIHENQGIVDIQKFHYLRASLEGGAAQNHVQSMFVIEPLKRESALGHRVHKCKSGSCTKCSLKHNTLLHKEIGSSQHVEPPVDKATALSVQMTEPVLLSTAVVYILGSDNQRHEARAVLDSGSQASFMTQRLLHKLNLHCQKTQISVTGINSTITQVNKRCDTIIFSKVSSFQSNISLFVLPNITNLCNNRVIIKDLRISSQYTLADPHYYNPIDIDLLLGADIFWNLILSNQIRLGKNCPVLQETQLGYIISGPTSGLKHNIYKENTGLITCNFIKNDCTDIQEQLAKFWSLEETPYAFKPAYSMEEKLCEKHFVDNFTRMPDGRFSVAIPLKKPETLLGDSYTRALHCFLSLERRLQKQPKLKELYIDFMTEYEQLGHMSVVPNYPVLDTNNLYFLPHHGVLRENSATTKLRAVFNASAPSTTGVSLNDLQMVGPTIQNDLFSILIRFRHYSYVMTADIEKMYRQVLIHQNQRHLQNIIWRDDPSKELSIFQLNTVTYGTASAPFLAVRCLKQLALECEDNLISEIINNDFYVDDLVTGTQSIDNLIKIRDSICEVLSKGYFNLRKIKSNIPDLRDISSNSNTHVNLGRQNSNNTLGLGWISSSDKLCFSHNILSGSQVTKRSVLSTIGQIFDPLGLLTVFVIKAKILLQNLWLLKISWDEPLPLDVAQKWNKFKSDLHFLNDLHLPRCVVCPDLALIELHTFCDASQEAYGACTFVRSISVDGKIMTRLLCAKSKVAPLKPTTIPRLELCGAIVAARLTQKVLEAFRLPVQRRILWSDSSVVLGWLKTPPSKLKLFVKNRVAEIQELTYTFEWRYVPTYDNPADLLTRGINLASINTLDLWWSGPTFLHELECKWPKNNINYKDDLPEIVAHVASTIAIKNNQLIDFHRFSTLTKIKRTMAFALRFVYNCKIHDFNQKLSGPLNTQELDNAFNLLLKQSQIESFPEYKLLYNKQALPNKNNLISLSPFLDETGLLRVGGRLKNSKFDYNKRHPVLISCKHPLTKLIFTFEHLRLFHAAPQLLLSSLRQQFWPIGGRNMAKQIAHKCYKCFRMKAQTINPIMGQLPEQRLDPGYPFQTTGVDYCGPLQAADRKGRGSKTIKVYIAVFVCFTTKALHLELVTDLTKETYIAALRRFIARRSKPSIIFSDNGTQFVGAKNEIQNFLKQESLNLVQYMANEGIDFKFIPAYTPHFGGIWEAGVKSVKYHLLRVLGNARLTFEELYTVLVQIESILNSRPLSPISSDPNDLTPLTPGHFLVGRPLTALPTSSLINVNPNRLQRWELVEQLRQNFWIRWQKEYVSELQQRTKWKTSKGDLKEGTMVVIKDDALPPLKWSLGRVRRVFPGPDGVNRVADIETTKGLTRRAFNKICPLPINEAVETQDFNVGGHVKDQRGTGEMSAPPRSTDELAH, from the exons ATGTCcgaaaatattaaagatcttATAAAGAAACGCGGCTCAGTTAAAGGCCGGctaacaatgtttattaattac agtaatattgaatatttaattgacaCCGATGATGATGTTCAACAGTTCAGTGAGAGGCAGGAAATTGAAGATCAGTTTTACATGATATTAGCCAAAGCAAAGCAAATACGTAATCGCAGCGCACGTAATCTAAATGCCGGGGATGATGATAACGATGATATTCGTTCGTGTATTTCAGGCAGTTCGCGATCTTCAGAAATGGTGAAACTGACGAAgacaaataatgttaaattgccAACGATCCAGCTTCCTAAATTCGGCGGTCGGTACGAGGACTGGCTTGAGTTTCGGGATACATTCGTTTCCCTAATACACGAGAACCAAGGAATAGTTGACATACAAAAGTTTCACTATTTGAGGGCTTCCCTGGAGGGAGGCGCTGCGCAG AACCACGTACAATCTATGTTTGTTATTGAACCCTTGAAGCGTGAATCAGCGTTAG GTCATCGTGTTCATAAATGCAAATCGGGCTCTTGTACTAAATGCTCACTAAAACACAATACACTATTACACAAAGAAATAGGTTCCTCACAACATGTTGAGCCGCCAGTCGACAAAGCCACCGCGCTCTCAGTCCAAATGACAGAGCCAGTATTGCTTTCGACTGCAGTTGTTTACATTCTAGGTAGCGATAATCAACGTCACGAAGCAAGAGCTGTTCTCGACTCAGGGAGCCAAGCATCCTTCATGACTCAAAGATTACTACATAAGTTGAACCTACATTgtcaaaaaacacaaatatcagtAACAGGAATAAATAGTACCATTACGCAAGTAAATAAGCGATGCGACACAATCATATTTTCAAAGGTTTCGTCATTTCAAAGTAAcatatcattatttgttttaccaAATATTACCAATTTATGTAACAACAGAGTAATCATTAAGGATTTACGCATTTCATCACAATACACATTGGCTGATCCACATTATTATAATCCTATTGACATAGATCTATTATTGGGAGCAGACATATTCTGGAATTTAATATTGTCAAATCAAATTCGTTTAGGTAAGAACTGTCCCGTATTGCAAGAAACCCAATTAGGTTACATCATTTCTGGTCCCACTAGTGgacttaaacataatatttacaaagaaaatactGGTCTAATTACatgtaactttataaaaaatgattgtacAGATATTCAAGAACAATTAGCAAAATTTTGGTCACTTGAGGAAACACCCTATGCTTTTAAGCCTGCATATTCAATGGAAGAGAAGTTATGTGAAAAACATTTCGTAGACAACTTCACAAGAATGCCTGATGGTAGATTTTCGGTAGCTATTCCACTTAAAAAACCAGAAACTCTATTAGGAGATTCATATACTCGAGccttacattgttttttatcattagaacGTAGATTACAGAAACaaccaaaattaaaagaattatatatagatttcatGACTGAGTACGAGCAATTAGGTCATATGTCAGTTGTTCCAAATTACCCTGTtttagatacaaataatttatattttctaccaCACCACGGAGTGTTACGCGAAAACAGCGCGACAACAAAATTGAGAGCTGTATTCAATGCAAGTGCGCCATCAACAACAGGTGTATCGTTGAATGATCTTCAGATGGTTGGTCCCACTATACAAAACGATTTATTCTCTATTCTTATTAGGTTTCGGCATTACTCTTACGTCATGACTGCGGACATTGAAAAAATGTACCGTCAAGTACTAATTCATCAAAATCAgagacatttacaaaatataatttggagAGATGACCCTAGTAAAGAACTTAGCATATTTCAACTCAATACCGTTACTTATGGGACTGCATCTGCGCCATTTCTTGCCGTTAGATGCTTAAAACAACTTGCACTTGAATGTGAGGATAATCTTATTTCcgagataattaataatgactttTATGTAGATGACCTAGTTACAGGTACCCAgtcaatagataatttaattaagatcagGGATAGCATATGTGAAGTTTTATCAAAAGGTTATTTCAATTTAcgcaaaattaaatcaaatataccaGATCTACGCGATATAAGCTCAAATTCAAATACGCATGTTAATTTAGGCcgacaaaattctaataatacgCTAGGGCTAGGTTGGATATCATCCTcagataaattgtgtttttctcataatattttatcaggaAGTCAGGTCACGAAGCGATCAGTTTTGTCCACAATTGGACAAATATTTGATCCTCTCGGACTTCTTACAGTTTTTGTCATCAAGGCTAAAATACTTCTCCAAAATCTTTGGCTTTTGAAGATATCTTGGGATGAGCCTTTGCCGTTAGATGTTGCacaaaaatggaataaatttaaatcagatcTCCATTTCTTAAACGACTTACATTTACCTCGTTGCGTTGTTTGTCCTGATTTGGCGCTTAttgaattacatacattttgtgATGCATCGCAGGAAGCTTACGGAGCATGTACATTCGTAAGAAGTATTTCAGTCGATGGCAAGATCATGACACGGTTACTATGCGCAAAAAGTAAAGTCGCACCGTTAAAACCAACTACAATTCCTCGCCTGGAATTATGTGGCGCGATTGTAGCAGCACGTTTAACACAAAAAGTATTAGAAGCATTTAGGTTACCTGTGCAAAGACGCATTCTTTGGAGTGATTCATCTGTCGTTCTAGGTTGGCTGAAAACACCTCCatctaaattaaagttatttgttaagaATCGTGTTGCTGAAATACAAGAACTTACTTACACTTTTGAATGGCGTTATGTTCCAACTTATGACAACCCTGCTGACCTGCTAACAAGGGGTATAAACTTGGCATCAATAAATACCTTGGATTTGTGGTGGTCAGGTCCAACATTTTTGCACGAGTTGGAATGTAAATGgcctaaaaataacataaattacaaagatGACTTACCTGAAATTGTAGCTCATGTTGCATCAacaattgcaatcaagaataatCAGCTTATTGATTTTCACAGATTTTCaacattaactaaaattaaacgtaCAATGGCTTTTGCATTAAGATTTGTTTACAATTGTAAAATTCATGATTTCAACCAGAAATTATCTGGACCATTGAATACACAAGAATTAGATAAcgcatttaatttactattaaaacaatCACAAATTGAATCGTTTCCCGAATACAAACTTTTGTACAATAAACAAGCtttacctaataaaaataatcttatttcccTGTCACCGTTTCTTGATGAAACAGGTCTACTAAGGGTAGGTGGcagattaaaaaattcaaaatttgacTATAATAAAAGACATCCAGTATTAATTTCATGCAAACATCCTTTGACAAAactaatttttacttttgaacATTTAAGATTGTTTCACGCAGCACCACAACTtcttttatcatctttaaggCAACAATTTTGGCCTATAGGTGGTCGCAATATGGCTAAACAGATCGCACACAAATGCTACAAGTGTTTCAGAATGAAAGCTCAAACGATTAACCCTATCATGGGTCAGTTGCCGGAGCAGCGACTCGACCCAGGTTACCCGTTTCAAACAACAGGCGTAGATTACTGCGGTCCTTTACAAGCTGCCGATAGGAAAGGACGTGGATCTAAAACTATCAAGGTGTATATTGCTGTCTTTGTCTGTTTCACTACAAAGGCATTACATTTAGAATTGGTTACCGATTTAACAAAGGAAACGTATATTGCTGCGTTACGTAGGTTCATTGCTCGGCGATCCAAGCCCTCCATTATATTTTCTGATAATGGTACACAATTTGTTGGGGCTAAAAATGAAATTCAGAATTTCTTAAAACAAGAATCTCTAAATTTAGTTCAGTATATGGCAAACGAAGGCATAGACTTTAAGTTCATACCCGCCTATACTCCTCATTTTGGAGGCATATGGGAGGCGGGCGTTAAATCTGTTAAATACCATCTATTGAGAGTATTAGGAAACGCTCGTTTAACATTTGAAgaattatatacagttttagTTCAAATAGAATCAATATTGAATTCTCGTCCTCTATCACCAATTTCCTCAGATCCTAACGACCTTACTCCTCTCACTCCTGGTCATTTTCTAGTTGGACGTCCTTTAACAGCGCTGCCTACATCTAGCCTAATCAACGTAAATCCCAATAGACTACAACGTTGGGAACTAGTAGAACAGCTACGTCAGAATTTTTGGATACGCTGGCAGAAGGAGTACGTGTCTGAACTTCAACAAAGGACCAAGTGGAAGACTTCTAAGGGCGATCTGAAGGAAGGGACAATGGTCGTGATCAAGGATGATGCACTGCCTCCGTTGAAGTGGAGCCTTGGACGAGTTCGTCGAGTGTTCCCAGGTCCTGACGGAGTTAATCGTGTTGCAGACATAGAAACCACTAAAGGCCTGACAAGACgagcattcaataaaatttgtccACTACCAATCAATGAGGCTGTTGAAACCCAAGATTTCAACGTCGGGGGGCATGTTAAGGATCAGCGCGGGACGGGGGAGATGAGCGCCCCACCGCGGTCGACAGACGAGCTAGCTCATTAG
- the LOC125072265 gene encoding proteasome subunit alpha type-1-like — MFRNQYDSDVTVWSPQGRLHQVEYAMEAVKLGSATVGLKNKQFAVLIALKRAVSELSAYQKKIIPIDEHIGISISGLTADARMLSRFMRTECLNYRYAHDSPMPVGRLIALVGNKMQICTQRYDKRPLGVGLLVAGYDDQGPHIYQTCPSANFFDCRAMAIGARSQSARTYLEKHYNSFLDCELNDLVAHGLRALRDTLPNEVDLNLKNVSIAIVGPKTALHVCEESELTRYLSLVEGEERRGGGAATGDAAPPSDAGDEPQPQVAMDTE, encoded by the exons atg tTCCGTAATCAGTACGACAGTGATGTCACAGTATGGAGTCCTCAGGGCCGCCTTCATCAAGTAGAATATGCTATGGAAGCTGTGAAGTTAGGTTCGGCTACTGTCGGCCTGAAAAACAAGCAGTTTGCAGTGCTGATAGCTCTTAAGAGGGCTGTCAGTGAGTTGTCGGCTTATCAAAAAAAGATTATACCAATTGATGAGCATATTGGTATTTCCATCTCAGGATTGACAGCAGATGCTAGAATGTTAAG CCGTTTCATGCGTACCGAGTGCCTCAATTATCGCTATGCTCATGATTCTCCTATGCCAGTTGGCAGACTTATTGCTTTAGTTGGCAATAAAATGCAAATCTGCACCCAGAGATACGATAAAAGACCCCTTGGTGTTGGTCTATTGGTGGCAGGCTATGAT GATCAAGGTCCACATATCTACCAGACATGCCCTTCGGCAAACTTCTTTGACTGTAGAGCAATGGCGATTGGAGCACGATCACAGTCTGCCCGCACATATTTAGAGAAACATTACAACTCATTCCTTGATTGTGAACTCAATGATCTAGTTGCTCATGGCTTGAGGGCTTTAAGAGATACACTGCCAAATGAAGTTGATCTCAATCTTAAG AACGTCTCCATTGCGATTGTTGGTCCGAAGACAGCGCTTCACGTGTGCGAAGAGAGTGAACTGACGCGCTACCTGTCGCTGGTGGAGGGCGAGGAGCGTCGCGGCGGCGGGGCGGCCACCGGCGACGCCGCGCCCCCCTCCGACGCGGGGGACGAGCCGCAACCACAG GTCGCGATGGACACAGAGTAG
- the LOC125072264 gene encoding alpha-N-acetylglucosaminidase — protein sequence MELLCVFFVFNLITCGISLNLDYLDPMKLQTKTSAKVQQEAALNIINKYLSNVQVEINPVMFNDHKDVFALRTINGQLQIRASTGVAAVWGFNHYLKKYCKSQIAWQARRVVIPDPLPDVDEIIVANDRFRYYQNVCTSSYSFVWWKPNSEWPLHIEWMALNGINLALAPVAQEAAWAKIYRRLGMSENDINEHFTGPGFLAWLRMGNVHGWGGPLPKSWHDRQKEIQDQIVDLMFKLGMVPVFPAFNGHVPRAFQTIYPNLTLYSVGTWNKFDTDYCCNLFIDPKEPEFKTIGKMFLREITASTGTGNIYAVDPFNEIKIEPWSTSLVQETAKSIYSTISEIDKDAVWLLQNWMFVHNPLLWPLKRVQKFLTSVPNGRMLLLDLQSEQWPQFDLYEMYYGQPFIWCMLHNFGGTLGMFGNMQTINRDVYKVRNRVNNTMIGIGITPEGINQNYVVYDLMLESAWRTGPVKDLNEWVGDYAERRYGCNVTATAWRYLLKSVYSFDGLNRIRGKYVITRRPSFTIKPWAWYKSRDLFEAFKLFAFVDNNACDSPGFLHDLVDVTRQGLQYRAEQLYMNLLRDKTSNSLIFNFTIGRFLDAMNDMENILATNTDFTITNWLESAKQIASTTEETYLYELNARNQITLWGPKGEITDYACKQWAELFHYYYKPRWSRFLQMALDAKLRNETFDERNAQRVVRYSVEEQFLTINIDPLPGNDSRIVAVSLYQKWAYVSDLDDLPLNIIKQISQQDDSEEITPLVTMWTSTTTD from the coding sequence ATGGAGCTCTTGTGCGTTTTcttcgtatttaatttaataacgtgCGGTATAAGTTTAAATCTAGACTACTTAGATCCAATGAAATTACAAACGAAAACATCGGCAAAAGTGCAGCAAGAAGCcgcgttaaatattataaataaatatttgagcaATGTGCAAGTGGAAATTAATCCTGTTATGTTCAATGATCATAAGGACGTTTTCGCACTTCGAACTATAAATGGACAGCTTCAAATAAGGGCTAGCACTGGAGTAGCGGCCGTGTGGGGTTTTAaccactatttaaaaaaatactgcaaGAGCCAGATCGCGTGGCAGGCTCGGCGAGTGGTAATTCCAGATCCTTTGCCAGATGTCGATGAGATTATTGTGGCCAATGACAGATTCCGTTACTATCAAAATGTATGTACTTCATCATATAGTTTCGTGTGGTGGAAACCAAATTCCGAGTGGCCTCTCCACATAGAGTGGATGGCTTTGAATGGAATCAACTTAGCATTGGCCCCCGTTGCGCAGGAGGCTGCTTGGGCAAAAATTTACAGACGATTGGGTATGTCGGAAAATGATATTAACGAACACTTCACCGGACCGGGTTTTCTCGCTTGGCTTCGAATGGGTAACGTACATGGATGGGGCGGGCCCCTACCTAAATCTTGGCATGATCGACAGAAAGAGATACAAGACCAAATTGTCGATTTAATGTTCAAACTTGGGATGGTTCCAGTTTTTCCTGCGTTCAACGGACATGTGCCCAGAGCTTTTCAAACTATATACCCAAATTTGACTTTATACAGCGTCGGAACGTGGAACAAATTTGATACCGATTATTGCTGCAATTTGTTTATAGATCCAAAAGAACCGGAATTTAAAACAATTGGTAAAATGTTTCTAAGGGAAATAACAGCTAGCACTGGCACGGGAAACATTTATGCAGTTGAtccatttaatgaaattaaaattgaaccGTGGTCAACGTCGCTGGTACAAGAAACGGCTAAATCAATATATTCCACCATATCAGAAATAGATAAGGACGCTGTATGGCTACTCCAAAACTGGATGTTCGTTCACAATCCTCTATTATGGCCTTTAAAAAGAGTACAGAAATTTCTGACATCTGTACCAAACGGACGAATGTTATTGCTCGATTTGCAATCGGAGCAATGGCCTCAATTCGATTTGTACGAAATGTATTACGGGCAGCCTTTCATTTGGTGCATGCTCCATAATTTCGGGGGTACACTAGGTATGTTTGGTAACATGCAAACCATCAACAGGGATGTTTATAAAGTAAGAAATCGTGTCAATAACACGATGATCGGCATAGGAATAACTCCTGAAGGCATAAATCAAAACTACGTAGTTTATGACTTGATGTTAGAAAGCGCCTGGCGTACCGGTCCCGTTAAAGATTTAAATGAATGGGTAGGCGATTACGCCGAACGTCGTTATGGATGCAATGTAACAGCTACGGCTTGGAGGTACTTACTGAAAAGTGTATACAGTTTTGATGGTCTTAATAGAATAAGAGGGAAGTACGTTATAACACGCAGACCCAGTTTCACAATAAAACCTTGGGCATGGTACAAGAGTCGTGACTTATTTGAGGCATTCAAATTATTTGCTTTTGTTGATAATAATGCTTGTGATTCGCCTGGATTCTTACACGATCTCGTTGACGTAACAAGACAAGGGTTACAATACAGAGCTGAACAATTATACATGAATTTATTAAGAGACAAAACATCGAACAgtcttatattcaattttacaaTAGGACGATTTCTGGACGCGATGAACGACATGGAGAACATATTAGCAACAAATACTGATTTTACTATTACCAATTGGTTAGAATCTGCTAAACAAATAGCATCAACGACTGAAGAGACATATCTGTACGAATTAAACGCACGTAATCAAATCACGCTATGGGGACCGAAAGGCGAAATAACCGATTACGCGTGCAAACAATGGGCGGaactttttcattattattataagccaAGATGGTCGAGATTTTTGCAAATGGCTTTAGATGCAAAGTTGAGAAATGAAACGTTCGACGAAAGGAACGCTCAGCGCGTTGTGAGATATTCGGTTGAAGAACAATTCCTTACTATTAATATTGATCCATTACCCGGTAACGATTCGAGAATAGTTGCCGTCAGTTTGTATCAGAAATGGGCTTACGTGTCTGATCTGGACGATCTACCTTTGAACATTATTAAGCAAATATCACAACAGGATGATTCCGAAGAAATCACACCATTAGTTACAATGTGGACGTCCACTACGACCGATTAA